AGAAGCTTTTGAGCTTTTCaagtcttcttcttcttcttcttctttcattttcatatttctgTACAAGATTTAGCTCGGGGAGCAGAGATACAATCACATCAACAACCTCCATTAAAGACCCTGCAACCATAGTTTCAAATGCCAGTTCCTTCCAGCTGGGGTTCTTCTCACCGGCTAATTCCACGAATCGCCATGTCGGAATTTGGTTCAACAACCAAATTTCTCCACAAACTGTAGTGTGGGTAGCCAACAGAGATAACCCTGTCAAAGATTCTTCCGGGATCTTCACAATTTCCGAGGATGGGAATCTTGTCGTGTTGGATGGAAACCACAACCTCCTCTGGTCTACCAATGTTTCTTCCTCTGCAACCATCGTCAGCGCCCGAATTCTAGATTCCGGCAACCTTGTTTTGGAAGATTCCGCTTCCAAGATGGTTATCTGGGAGAGTTTCAAAAACCCATGTGATGTATTCTTAGCTTCCATGGAATTTATGACGAACACAAGAACTAACGAAAAAATAGAACTAACCTCATGGAACAACCCTTCCGATCCATCCATGGGAAGCTTCTCCTTGGGGCTGCATGTTCTTCACAATATTCCTGAAGGTGTTGTTTGGAATGGGCAGAAGACGTATTGGCGATCTGGTCCATGGAATGGTCAAATCTTCATTGGCATACCCAACATGGATTCAACTTATCTCTCTGGATATACCCTCGACATAGATGATCAAACTTACTATCTTTCAGCCACTTTTAATGAGGATGAAAATTTCGGTTACTTGTCTTTAAGCCCACAAGGGAATGTTCAAGAAACGTATATGGATTTTCAGGAGAAGCGGTGGAGAGCTGGTTGGTCCGCTCTACAAACGCCGTGTGATTTCTATGGCGCTTGTGGGGCGTTTGGGATCTGCAATCCAAGAGCTTCCCCTGTTTGCAGGTGTTTAACAGGGTTTAACCCAAAGCATGAAGAGGAGTGGAATCGAGGAAATTGGAGTAATGGGTGTGTGAGAAACACGCCATTAAAATGCGACATGTCCAACAAAACCAGTATTGAGGAAGATGGATTTCACGTGGAGAGCTTGGTTAAAGTTCCATTTTTGGCAGAGTGGGTTGATTCCTTTTCTTCAATACAGGATTGCAGAGTCAAATGCTTGGAGAATTGTTCGTGTAGTGCTTATGCATATGTAAATGGTATTCGTTGTATGCTCTGGAAAGGGGATTTGATTGATATACAAAAGTTTGAGAGCGGTGGAACGGATCTGTACCTTCGACTGCCATATGGAGACTTGGATCATACAAGTATTGATATCATCTCCTTAAACTTCCATCATTCAGATTATTATATTCTGTTTCCaactaaattttgtttttgatccACAGAAGATGTCAAAGGCCAAAGAGGTATCATTATAGGCATAGTGATATCAGTAACGtttatcatcttcatcattgTAACATATATATGGTGCAGATGGAAGAGTCGCAAACGAGGTAACGCATAGCCTAATCTTCCTTACAGTTATGTAATCCTTGATGGCTTAATAAGATTTGAGGCATATGGCAGAGAAGAACAGATCAAGTACGGGTTCAAAGGAAAAGATTTGGAAGTTGAGAAGGGACGATACGATTGAGGATGACGTTAAATTGGAGGAGCTGCCTGTTTATGACTTTGAGACGTTGGTATCTGCAACAAATAACTTCGCCCCAAGCAACAAGTTAGGACAGGGAGGCTTTGGTCCAGTGTATAAAGTAGGTATTGATTGTACACATATCTGATAACCCCACTGCTACGCACATATTATTCTCgttggaatctcacaatccactctcttggGTGCCCaacgtctttactggcacatcgcccagtatctgactctgataccatttgtaaccgtccaataTGATccatcatttcttataagagtgtctagtaaacacattttaaaactttgaagccTGAGCTATTACGTAACCCAGATAAATAATGGTTTGTTTTCAGGGAGAATTGGTAAATGGAGAGGAAATAGCAGTAAAGAGGCTTTCAAGAGTGTCTAATCAAGGGTATGAAGAGTTCTTAAATGAAGTGAGGGTCATCTCAAAGCTACAACATAGGAATCTTGTGCAGCTTCTTGGTTGTTGCattgaaggagaagagaagatattaatatatgaatatatgCCCAACCTAAGTTTGGATGCACTAATCTTTGGTTAGTGGGACTTTTGATTCTACATAATATTGACTATATGAATATATGCCCAAACTGTAACTAAGTCTATGCACATGTAGGCTCCCCCGACCAAAAACTAATATTGGATTGGCGGAGGAGATACAACATTATCGATGGAATTGCTCGAGGCCTCCTTTACCTTCATCGAGATTCAAGATTGAGAATCATTCATAGAGATTTAAAGGCAAGTAATATTCTATTAGATAAAGATTTGAATCCTAAAATATCAGATTTTGGCATGGCGAGGATTTTTTGTGGTAATGAAGTTCAAGCAAACACTTTAAGAGTCGTTGGGACTTAGTAAGATCTCTAACtgtgttttttattattattattattcattataattgatatatatagtTACATAAAACTGAtttaatgtgttttttttaattaatttagcgGGTATATGTCTCCTGAATATGCCATGAGAGGTCAATTTTCAGAGAAATCAGATGTGTTCAGTTTTGGAGTTCTATTACTTGAAATCATAAGTGGGAGACGAAATACGGGATTCTACCTCGAAAATCATGCCTTAAGTTTATTGGAATTTGTATGTTGACAGAAAGATAAATATACATTCGAAATTCAGGGTTGAAATTAAGATTTCaattaacaattttaattttgtttcaggTCTGGAAGCTACGGAAAGAAAACAATCTTATTTCTTTGATTGAGCCAACAATCTATAAAGTGTGCTATCAAACAGAGATTTTGAGATGCATTCATGTAGGGTTGCTGTGCGTTCAAGACTTTATAAAGGATCGGCCAAATGTCTCTACCATTATCTCAATGATCAACAATGACATTGTAGATCTTCCTTCTCCAAAGCAACCTGGCTTTGTTAGTCGACCACAAGACAGTAACACGTCATCTTCATCTCAACCAACTTTAGACCATTTTTCTGTAAATAATCTTACTCATACCACAATCATACCCCGATAATATGTTAGATAGGATAGGATaacaaattttgtaaatttactTTTGGCTAAATTTGTTGGAAATTGTCATAAAGATTTGATTCACGAATACTTTTGGTACAGTCCTCACTTTGATTATGTGTTCGTAGGATTCATTTTGTTTATCTCTTGTATTAATACATGAATCATCTTGATTTAATATGAGCATTAATGTTGTTATACCAATATAAggatttatattatattattatgagACGTGGAATGagtgtcattttgtatttgtctaTATGCAATTTGGAGAAACTTTGCAGTGTCAGAGTGTGAGGAGATACACTCTTACGACTACCACTTGCAAATGTAGcgaaatttcttctctccaaaccACATAATTCTTTatgtctttttgtttatttatgttcACCAGTGTGTGAGTGAGATCGATCTTACTTTCGCTTAGTACCTGGCATATTGGGCCTATTGGGCTTGCAAGCTAAGTAGTTCGGTCCAATACCAATGTCCCCTTCAAAAACGGTGACGTTTTTGGATTCCTTCTTTACCACTAAGCTACAAAACCCGATCCGATTCGGAAAAGGAATTTCGCTCCATTAATTTCTAGGGCTCATCGTTGCCCCCAAATTCTCTGTTTTTGTAGACTCTCGTGTGCATTTTAGATCGATCGAGTTTGAGATTGGCAGAAAAATATGCCTCAGAGACACTCGAAGAACAATAACGATCTAGCCTTCTTCACCTATGATGAGAAGCGGAAGCTCGGTTATGGAACCCAGAAAGAGAGACTTGGAAAGGACTCGATCAAGCCCTTCGATGTCTGCTGCCTGTGCTTGAAACCCTTCATCGACCCCATGTGCTGCCAGAAGGGCCACACGTTTTGTAAAGAATGCATTCTTGAGTGCCTTTTGGCTCAGAAGAAAGATAATAAGAGGTTTGTTACTTTTACAATACTTGTTTGTTTACATTTGATTgctcctttttttttgtatctcCCTCCCCACGTTTAAAACAATTGTTTAAAAATGTACGAAGAAGTGGAGAGCGAGTGGTTCAGAACCTCGTAAACTCTTTGGCGTTGGTGTGCTAGAGTGGTGCAATTCCTATTTCTTCATGTAGTTTGATAGTAATCGAATTACAATTGTTTATTGCCTTTTCTGATTCCTTAAGTTGTCTGCCACGGTTTTCTGTGTTGGTTCCTGCTTTTTGAAGAATTTGTGATTGCTTTGGTCTTTAAAAGGTGAAATTTTGATCTTAATTTGTGGTCAACTGTCTGGTATCATGATAAGTAACTTTTAAGGAAATGAGATGTTTCTAACCATCCTGGGCTGGCCTAGCGACCAATTAAGGTcaatgtaaataaaacaagattTAGAGATAACGGGTTCAAATCATAATGGCCTATGAGATATCTTAGCACCCAAATGTAGTAGTGTGGACAGTGGTCTCAAGCTAGGAATGTTACTATGATGTGCTTTCGTTATGCCTTATAATGATGTGTAGGAAATTGATAGGCCTAatgtaaatttcattttccataAACCACTTCATTTCACTTGTATTTCCTACCTTTCTAGTTATAGGCTCAAAAGTATTTGATGCTATTGACTATAGAAGTCTTTAGTATAACGAAGATTAAAGAACGCTTTGTGGAATCTGCAGGTTGTATTTACCTTAATGACTTCTACTATTCATGAGGTTTTAGGGAAAGCTAATGAACAAAGAAGCAACAATCTAGTATAAAATGTTATGGTATTGATTGACTATTATGGTGggaatttagtttaaaaattagttGAGGCTTGTAATTGGTGTAAATATTAGACTCGCTTATGTAAGAGGGTGATTAGAACATTGTAGGAGTGCATGTTTTAAATGCGagagaattttgaaaacatagTAGTAGAAtgtatattttccttttttgatgCTATGCAGTACGGTCCTTCTGTTAATGATGTTCGTCATAAATACCCTTCTCATGCCTCATGAGCATGTTTTGTTATCTTGCAGGAGGCTTGCTGCATTTACAACTCAGCAGAAgcaagagaaggaagaagcagAAGAGAAACTGATCCAGCAGAAAGCTAGAGAGCTTGATGCATTTGATCAGCAAAACCATGGTGCTGTACCACAATACAACGATCGAAACCACAGTCAGGATAAGAATGGTTTCCATGGTGCAAATAGTGTAAAGGTTACTTCTTACGAAGAAGAAGCACTTCGGAACATGAAGGCATTCTGGCTGCCTTCCGCTACACCAGAAGCTCCTGTTAAAGTAGGAGCCCCTTCATGCAGTACATTCTGTCCCGAAGGCAACGAGAAACTTAAGCTAAAGTCCCTTTTCCCAATACATTTCACAGAGGACAAAAGCGAGCAGAAGAAATCGAAATCTTATGATGTTACATACATCTGCCCTAGTTGTAAGGTTACTCTAACCAACACGATGTCTCTCGTGGCCCTAAGCACCTGTGGCCATGTCTTCTGTAAAAAATGTGCTGATAAGTTTATGGCTGTGGACAAAGTGTGTCTGGTCTGCAACAAAGGATGTAAAGTAAGGGATTTGGTGAATTTGGAGAAAGGAGGCACAGGGTTTGCTGGCCACGGGGATTCACTTGAAGCAAGAGACTTCAAGCATTTGGGAAGCGGTTCTGGTTTGGGGCTGGTGAGGCCTGCCATGAAGACTTAAAGTCAGTCATCCTTGCTTACTTGAGTGTGATTTTCTTCCATaattctgtttctttttctcaacTAATTAGTATCTGGTCTTGTAAATGacaatatcaattttaaatcttcGTATGTTAGCTTCTAAATTGTGTCTTTATCAACaagaatcttaaaaaaatgataatatccAAAGCTTGGAGGACGTTTCTTATTTGCTGGTATAGCTCCTTTTGTTATCAATAGACCGCAATTCCGTGGTTCAAAATCTTTCTTCCATGTAACTCTCTGGCATAAATA
This genomic interval from Cucurbita pepo subsp. pepo cultivar mu-cu-16 chromosome LG20, ASM280686v2, whole genome shotgun sequence contains the following:
- the LOC111782989 gene encoding E3 ubiquitin-protein ligase CSU1-like, producing MPQRHSKNNNDLAFFTYDEKRKLGYGTQKERLGKDSIKPFDVCCLCLKPFIDPMCCQKGHTFCKECILECLLAQKKDNKRRLAAFTTQQKQEKEEAEEKLIQQKARELDAFDQQNHGAVPQYNDRNHSQDKNGFHGANSVKVTSYEEEALRNMKAFWLPSATPEAPVKVGAPSCSTFCPEGNEKLKLKSLFPIHFTEDKSEQKKSKSYDVTYICPSCKVTLTNTMSLVALSTCGHVFCKKCADKFMAVDKVCLVCNKGCKVRDLVNLEKGGTGFAGHGDSLEARDFKHLGSGSGLGLVRPAMKT